One Tindallia magadiensis genomic region harbors:
- a CDS encoding argininosuccinate synthase, producing MSKEKAVLAYSGGLDTSVILKWLQTHYDYDVIAVCVDVGQDEDLSSVDKKALETGAIKSYVIDVAEEFLTDYVYPTLKAGAMYEGEYLLGTSFARPLMGKLLVEIAEKEGAVAIAHGCTGKGNDQVRFETAVKALNPHLKIIAPWREWEMKSREDCIDFAEKHGIPIPVTKKDIYSRDQNIWHLSHEGGNLEDPWNEHESEIYKMTTRPEDAPDKATYVVIDFEEGIPVAVDGEKLAPVSLLKKLNKLAGDNGIGVIDIVENRLVGMKSRGIYETPGGTLMYEAHKILEKLTLDRMTQSFKRTLAERYSQLVYDGLWFTPLKEAMDAFVDVTQKPVTGKVRLKLYKGSCTNAGSSSPYSMYSEEFATFGEDEVYNQKDAEGFINLFALPLTIRAIMNEKRNKK from the coding sequence ATGAGCAAAGAAAAAGCAGTATTAGCGTATTCTGGAGGTTTAGATACATCTGTCATTTTAAAATGGTTGCAAACTCATTACGACTATGATGTTATCGCCGTATGTGTTGATGTCGGACAAGATGAAGATTTATCATCCGTCGATAAAAAAGCCTTGGAAACAGGTGCGATAAAATCTTACGTTATTGATGTTGCTGAAGAGTTTCTAACGGATTATGTCTACCCAACCTTAAAGGCAGGTGCCATGTACGAAGGAGAATATTTACTTGGAACATCCTTCGCTCGTCCGTTAATGGGTAAACTTCTTGTTGAAATAGCTGAAAAAGAAGGGGCTGTAGCTATTGCCCATGGTTGTACCGGCAAAGGAAATGATCAGGTACGCTTCGAAACGGCTGTAAAAGCATTAAACCCCCATCTGAAAATCATTGCCCCTTGGAGAGAATGGGAGATGAAATCCCGGGAAGATTGTATCGATTTTGCTGAAAAACACGGCATACCAATACCTGTGACAAAGAAAGATATTTATAGTCGTGATCAAAATATATGGCATTTAAGCCATGAGGGCGGTAATTTAGAAGATCCATGGAATGAACATGAGTCTGAAATTTATAAAATGACCACCCGTCCGGAAGATGCACCCGATAAAGCCACCTATGTGGTTATCGATTTTGAAGAAGGTATTCCCGTAGCTGTCGATGGAGAAAAACTTGCGCCAGTATCTCTACTAAAAAAATTAAATAAATTAGCTGGAGATAACGGTATCGGAGTCATTGATATTGTTGAGAATCGATTAGTTGGAATGAAGTCTCGAGGCATATACGAAACCCCTGGTGGAACATTAATGTATGAAGCTCATAAAATACTGGAAAAGCTGACTTTAGATCGTATGACTCAAAGTTTCAAACGAACTTTAGCCGAGCGATATTCGCAATTAGTATACGATGGACTATGGTTTACTCCTTTAAAAGAGGCAATGGATGCTTTTGTAGATGTTACGCAGAAACCAGTTACAGGAAAAGTACGGTTAAAGCTATATAAAGGTAGCTGTACAAATGCCGGTTCTTCTTCCCCTTACTCTATGTATAGCGAAGAATTTGCTACTTTTGGTGAAGATGAAGTGTATAATCAAAAAGATGCCGAAGGATTTATCAACTTATTCGCTTTACCATTAACCATCCGAGCTATTATGAATGAAAAAAGAAATAAAAAATAA
- the cdaA gene encoding diadenylate cyclase CdaA: protein MQEILNILRNIGIWDMVDMAIVAFVFYKLYMLIRETRAQQLIKGILVLLIATQMSDWLQLHVINWILRNTMTVGLIALLIVFQPELRRALEYIGRTKFLTKSIADIEHEEINRLVEEVGEATGSLSRQKIGALIVIEKDTGLNEVIETGTPIAGTVSRALLINIFIPNTPLHDGAVVIRKNRIMAAGCFLPLTENPTINKELGTRHRAGLGVTEKSDAIVVIVSEETGAISIAENGKLTRFLDVDTLKKYIDNSFEIKNKQQWKFWKYKWRRKDE from the coding sequence ATGCAGGAAATATTGAATATATTAAGAAATATTGGAATATGGGATATGGTTGACATGGCAATTGTTGCCTTTGTCTTCTATAAATTATATATGCTCATTCGTGAAACAAGAGCCCAGCAACTGATCAAAGGCATATTGGTATTGCTAATTGCTACGCAGATGAGCGATTGGCTTCAGTTGCATGTTATTAACTGGATTTTAAGGAATACAATGACGGTGGGACTTATTGCACTTCTTATTGTTTTTCAGCCGGAGTTAAGAAGAGCATTGGAGTATATCGGCAGAACAAAGTTTTTGACCAAATCAATAGCTGATATCGAGCATGAAGAAATAAACCGCTTGGTGGAAGAAGTAGGAGAAGCAACGGGTTCTTTATCCAGACAGAAGATAGGTGCTTTAATTGTTATTGAAAAAGATACTGGGTTGAATGAAGTTATTGAGACAGGAACTCCCATTGCGGGAACCGTATCAAGAGCTTTATTAATCAATATTTTTATCCCGAATACACCATTACATGATGGCGCTGTGGTTATTAGAAAAAATAGAATCATGGCAGCAGGCTGTTTTCTACCATTAACAGAAAACCCTACCATTAATAAGGAATTAGGGACACGTCATCGTGCGGGACTTGGGGTTACAGAAAAATCCGATGCCATTGTTGTGATTGTTTCGGAAGAAACAGGAGCGATTTCGATTGCTGAAAATGGAAAACTGACTCGTTTCTTAGATGTGGACACATTGAAAAAGTATATTGATAACAGTTTTGAGATTAAAAACAAACAGCAATGGAAGTTTTGGAAGTATAAGTGGAGGCGTAAAGATGAGTAA